DNA sequence from the Malus sylvestris chromosome 10, drMalSylv7.2, whole genome shotgun sequence genome:
AGAAATGACAAGCAAGCAGGACATGGAATCCAACCGTGAAGTTGAAGTGGTTCAGTGGACGACGAAAatgaaaacacaagttccattGAGCTCATCAGGTTGTGCTACCCCCTTTACTCACATTCCCAACATTATAACAATCGTTTACTCACATCCCTAACATTACGACCTCTAACCCTCTAACTAAAAAAATCTTAATATAAAAGTTTAAATACAACAACTTAAGAGGGGAAGTTCTGGGTTTGCTATTTCAGGGGAGGCCTTAATTTGCAATGTTGGGCTTCAGTCTGTCTCGTATGGCGTTTGTGGTACTTGTCGTACTACTCGCTGTGGGGTTCGGTTGCAAAGAGAGGAAATCATCCCTGGAGATAGCAGTCCCTTTACTTCTTCCTTTTATAACGTTCATAAGCTAACACTGACAGGCCAATCCACCTCCACCAGTTGCTCTTGGGATGCTGGCTTTAGAGAGAGACAGGGTGTGAGTCTTGAGAGTGAGAGAGGCAAAGGAGCGAGAAAATGTGGTTTGGCAGAAGGCAATGACTGTATGTGGTAGCCCTGGTTTTCCATGGCGTTCTGTGCGAGAAAAGGATGGAGGAGTATGGCTCCACATATGTCCATACAGTCGTAGCCCTAGTCTGCCAGATTTGAACTAAGAGAGGCGCCAGAATATGTCACTCTCTTCTGCGTCCTCTCTaactctcccttctctcttccatTCTCTGATTCTGTTCTCTTTTTACACACTGGTCAGATGGATATTCCTAAACCACCAGCCTCCGGCCACTTGTCATTCGTTCCTCACCTCGTCAAACTTTCCACAACACTGCCAATGTGCTCTCTCTTGCTTTCAACCCAATTTCCTCACTCTCTGGCATTCCTCCTCAGCcttttctttaatttcttttatcCTCTTTTCGTTCCCTCACGATCCTTACCCCACTCATCTGCACCCCCTTACGTGTTCTTCTCGCTTTGGCCACACCTGTGCTCTCTCCACTGGCAGCATCACAAGTTTACCAACTATACCACGGCCTGCAGCTTATACAACCCCACCCTCACCCACACAAACATATAACCAGCCCCTACCTCTCTGAAGATCATCGCTATCAACAAACGCTCTGTGTTCATAGACAATGGAAAACTTCCATCCACCTTCTGTCCCCTCTACAATGACTGTAACCTCTACTCACCAGACGAATAATTCGCAGTCCTCCACTTGTGAACCAATGAGCTGTTTGCCTTCAACTACTTGTAGTCCTTCAGCCACTCAGTACAGGTATTACCCGGAACTCCTGTACGCAAGAAATTATTACCCGTACCATCAGGCCGGTCTCCCCATGTATCCATTCCTGGGTGGCGCCCAACCGAATATGGTTCTATCCAGAGAACAGGCCAGCCTAGACCGATCCGGATGGATATTGAATGCCCTTATGTCTAAGTCTGCAAGAAACGAGAGAAAGATGGCGAGACAGAGGAGTCTCAGTTTGAGCAGAAACGCAGCCAATACTGCTGTTTCTTGTTCTCCCCCAGTGAGCAGGCATCGTCCATTTCATGGGAATCATGATGATGATACTTGTGGAATCATTTCCACGTCATCATCTGGTAATGGTGCTGATTTGCAGAACACCAAAGAACAGCTCTACCCGTTCTGCACGCCGGATAACAAGGTACGGGTTGATCTTTTGTCTTCTTCAAATCTGAATTTCAAATGAGTTTTTCTTTAACTATTATTTCCGTGTATTCTTATTTACAGAAACTGAGACCGCTGTTTAACAAGGAGTTGAAGAATAGTGATGTTGGACCTTTGGGCAGGATTATAGTACCGAAGGTGAGGTCTTTGTTTGTTTCGGTACTTTCTGTTCCTTttacttctttttgtttttccctTTCTGAGAAACTATGACGGAAGAGAAGAACTAAAAAGGCGGACCAACCAACTTCTTACTTTGatttctttctcttttattGACTGCTGCAAAATGTTTCTGATTTAGACTGCCTAGTAAAAAATCCCTTCCTCCTTTCTAAGTTTTTGCACCAACATTTACTCTTTGTATGTTTTCTCCTCGTTCACAGAAAGAAGCCGAAAATAACCTTCCAATGCTCTCCGGCAAAGAAGGCATCCAGCTGACTGTCAGAGATGTACATTCCGACCAGCATTGGGAGTTCAAATACAAGTAAGCGTATAGACAAtactattaattttatattttaatgcCAAACCATCTATGCAAGAGTTTTCTGCCAATTAATTAAAGCCATTTTTTTCTGCTTGGTTAATTTTACACAGGTACTGGTCAAATAACAGAAGCAGAATGTATGTGTTCGAATATACaggtaaaaagtaaaaaccgATGGAATTGCTCTTAATGTTCATTGGCAAACACACGATATGTCGTGTTTACTGGGTATCCATATTTTCAATGTAACAGGCGCTTTTGTTAGGCAAAAAAGGCTGGAGGCGGGAGATTGCATTTATCTGTACGAGGATGAATGCAAGAACATCGTGAGTCCTCTTTTCGTCCTTAATTAATACAGAATCTGTTGCAAATTAAAGTAGGATTTTGAAAGTTGAATACAAATTAAAGAGTCTGAACTGCATGCCTTGTGACAATAACTTTTTCCGTTATGATGACGATGTCCTCTGGAGGATAGTGTGAAGGTACATAATAAGGTGCATGTATGGATAGGATAGGATGGCCATTGATGAGCGCCTAGTAGATTATGCGTTGTAAAGCACGGGTGTAGCACGAGTATTTTGCACGTTGAACCGAGCGTTTAGAAACGGCACTAACTAGTTGGCAGGAAGACTGAAACGGGAGTTTTAGGCTTGGATTATGTGTAGAATTCAGTTCAGTGGGCCATAATCCcctgaaaataataatattccCAAATGAGAAAATCTGGAGTTAACGGAAAGACCATTAATACGGAGTCATATCTTATACAGATTTTGAACTGTCATTGTTTTCTGCATTGTTGGATCTAGATTTCAGTTTGTGCATAATTAGACTGTTTTGCTTCTCTTAATATGATGTTATCTTAACTAAGCTGCTTTTTTCGTCCATGCGAGGAAACAGTACGTCTACGTAGAAAAGGTGCCAAGACCAGCACGTGTAGCTgagccctcctcctcctctcaaCAGCGTAATACTACGACTAACCATACAGACCAAACTGCCAACATGAACACTAGCCTCGAGGCCAACAATACCGACAACAAAACTCCCAACACCGATGCTAAAACCCATGGAAGTAACCCCTATGTGGCCTCAAACTTGTCTTCACCTTCACCTTCCCCTTCACCATTTACCTATGTAGCTGGCTACGAAGAAGACGAATTATCTCTAGAACTACTTATGGAACAACTTAAGCAAGAGCAAGAAGCTAACGTTTTCGCGGATGCTGTGTCTATGACCTCTGCTTCTTCATCAGCCTATATGGAACATGAGGAAGCTACTACTTTGTCCAACAACATCGCTAATCGCCATATTGAGATATCTACCAAACCACCGTCCACGTTGTCTGCAGGAATCGATCCTTCATCGTCATCATCTTCACAGAGTAGAGCAATGGTGAGGATGGTAAATGATGATCAGCCTGAGTTCGATGACTGCTACAAAGGCCTTGGGACGCTCCCAGAAGTCGACCACTACAAGTACGTGTGACTATTGCCTCTTCGATCACAACGGGGCCGCAGCGGACGACAAGAGAACTGAGTGTTTCATGTGCTTCAGAAGATATATAGGAAAAACAAATTATCGAtgtgatattaatttttatattctgATGTCAATTATATTCTCAATGAAATCAAATTaaagtattttcatactttaTTTTTCTTGAGTTAGTTTTACTTGCTTTCCAAAATTGGAATACGGGAAATGctattaacacttcaaaaatctcatttgtcatttaaaattttttatatttagaaagaaaaatttacTTGCGAAGTGTACACaataagatttttgaaatgtcaataacaatttcgttaaactaatctaaattaTTGAGACGAAAATTCAAATGCGCATGTGTAAGTAGGAGCTTGTTCGCTGAAATCAATGTGACTACATCCATTACTCCAATTGATGACCACACCTGCTCATATAGTGAGTGACTGTTGACTCTTTAAATGGACCTTTTCGCAAAGAGATTCTTGTGTTTAGAAACTCACATACCGCATCAAACATAAGGAGTTAAATTGAAAAAATctagacaaaaaaaataaactatTTAGCATTACTCAGACCAAAATACTACAAAGTGAATGTATGGTAAGATGTCACGTGATTTGGCCGTCCGCATTGACAAGTCGTACGAGGGAAAAACGACTAGCCGTGTAATCCTTGATTGACAATTGCACAGTACACATCGAGTGAGGATTCTCACCTGATcttttttgtgaggatttcggAAATCCTTCAATCACATCTATTCATTATACAtctgtttaggcccaaaatagtagtttgggccgagtatagaatcattctcgacccggaaggccttgcgacaagGGTGCTACggatcgttcagtacgtgggcctccaaacctaggtcggctaggtcatgaCGTAGAGCAGGCCGAGTCCTAGTGCAATAGggagtctcggcaggattaATAACCCGAAAGCGAATCCGGTTCAATAAgggactaggttcacagtcaTAATGAAAGTAGGATTGGTCGAGTCAATGTTTGATCAGGGGAAGAAATCCTAGTCCgaatagggttttaactcgaccttgggggatccgttgctataaatagaagaggttgtgcatcattcaaaacCCCCTGCAATTCAACATACAACTGCCCTgagcaaactctctcaacaactttgagatttttattttcttttcgctgacatatcttccgttggcatcaacagcactgtggaagcaaccggtgatatcttaagtcggcatagatagctctgtcatcgtagaatcagtcggtctcgcagtatcttctgttggcatcaacagcactgcggcgaggacggttggttacctatccaaatctcggtcgagaaggatttccggatccttattgattgaggtcatctcattagcctcctcgacgaagtgaggtgttacagtatatcgagctcggcgcattgcacgccgagttattttatgattggatactcccaagtgggatttagggttcggcattcggacggccgaaccacgttcactattaaaacttatattttctttgagtatttgtgcccttacactttggtgtcgattcggcgtgagtttactctcacgaataacatcactgtgactgaatccgacgacgacgacgactcgtgaacttcgtaagaatagtaaccttgtcttcaggttcgagaacccaagaggccgagacgcgttccttcctcggtcgcaatcgcaagacgcaggagtcagccgcgcacccaacgtaacatcaacaaagttactcctcggtcgagctcgaccgacgagttggcacgccccgcattcaccgaatgacgtagttagcttatagattacttggcctgcgcgccacgtaggtttggtagtttctagggtcaacattttggcacgcccagtgggacctagggctaaactacgaagttcatgccaattgaaacgcgatcggtaaaaaagaaaacagctatgggaaaatcaacagccGATTTGCCGATTCAGAATGTAGGACACAGTGTGCCACATGCGCAGAATCTCGTCAGcgccgtgacacctgagtccacaagCGCAACCCGCCGAGAAAGGGaggttaatctcggcggtcaggtTCGCAGTCTTGAAATTCCCGACAGGAACActtgcgttctcaatgaaggagtAATAGAAGATTGTGATGAAGATGGTGGCGAAGGATCCGATCCACCTacaaggtcgtttcttcgaaaacggcttgacgagcaatctcggACGGTTGAACAGACATTGAGTCGAAGAATTGATAAGCTTCATGACGTGATACGCAACTCCAGTGAAGCACAAACCAAATTactcgaaatactggttagtaaggtcagcgaTGGTAGAACTTTCAATCTTGCCCAGCATTTACCGCCGAGGAATAATCTATTATCAAGTGTACCGGTCGAGCCAATTCCTGCTCGGCTCAGGCCAATTAACTTGGAAAGAGGATgagggtcgaatagtaggtcagacggatccgaccagagagtggaagTAACACCCGTCGATATGACAGAGGTCcaacggatgatcgattcggccatgaaaaaagggccgaagttccctaagtttatacacccatatccagcttatgtggaacagttcgaataccctagaggttttaaaatcccagattttagcctttttgccggagaatcatccttatcatcgttagaacatgtagctcgtttcaccgcgcaatgcgggGACGTCAATAGTGACTTTCACAAGCTgcgacttttcaatttttcgctTGGTATATTAACCTCCCACCGAACTCCGTCCAGagttgggaggagttggtcgagaaatttcatgagcagttttatctGCCGGGAATGGAAATGTCAGTATCCTCactagcaaggatggctcaggcgtccgatgagtcaccaatggattatcttaccagattcaaatcagctaggaattggtgccaagTACCTCTCCCCGAAGTCGAATTCGTCAGGCTTGCTCTAAACGgtcttgacgtcgaatacaaaaagaaattcttgggggcaaactttcgggatatgtacgaattagcccaacatgtcgagcagtatgattatttgctccgcgaggaaaagattTCGAAAGCTCCATCTCAGGGGACGAATTACAAGAAtcctactgtcaattatgcatcaaccgaggatgaatgcgttagtgtggatgcagctgagatagtgatagataagccttacgtttgcaaggcactgactcaagttgactctaaggaagtcaaaatccgctcggccactgaaggaacACTGAAACCgtcaaaagtttatacttttgatattacaaaagacgatgcaatttttgaccaactgttatcagcgAGAATCATCAAACTTTGGCCTGGGcacaacattcccaaggccgatgagcttaaaggaaagatatattgcaaataccacaattcaagcaaacatacgacaaacaattgcgtcgtgtttcgagacaacgTCCAAAGCTAGATTGATAGTGGCAAACTGAAatttccagagaagaagatgaacgTTGATACTGAcccgttccccacggcaacaataAATATGGTCGACGCGTGCCTACCTAAGGACAAAGGGAAATGAAAGGCCGAAGTTGTTGCGACGCAACGCTTTCGGAATCAGAATTCTCAGCCCTGTttcatggccgattttcgttcaaacgaaccacctacagctttaacgggacccgctattgtcaaactTATGATGGATTACAGCGCCGATGAAGACAGTGGGACGGCGGTTTTATGTAGTAAATGTAGAGCAAAGGTCAACAGTGAGCCAGAGGGGAAGCCATCTTCGCTTATAACGGAACGACCTACGGCCGCAACCCAGCAAAATGTAGCCAACGTAGGCCATcatcaaggggtttttgataggctcggtcctaaagtgaggatggaagagacacccTCAGTCAGGCGGCGCCTTGAGTTTGATGCTCCATTATATGACGAGGACTACTATATACGTAACTCTAGCAGCTCGGAATCATCTCGgagccaaaaaactttcaaacatCCCGAacctagagatcaacgttggtatacatatcactcTTTGAAAGGCGTCTATACCGCGctgtccaaatctcagaaacgccggcaccaaaggatagattgcatggcccgccaacgggcagcccaagaaacttcggtccCTAAATGGCGGCCAAATGACACAATTGTCACTGACGATGAACGACCATCTCCAgctattatgacagagttggttcaAAGGAAACGGTTGGTCAATCGAGATATCGAAACCACGTTCGAAGaggctgataaacggatcaaactgCTTCTTCGGCCTGGGGAGATGAAGGCACGCCTCGAGCATTTCAGGCAAGAAGCTGAAAGCAAATTAGCCTCGCCGGCCATTCAAGaacctttgatcaaaattcgacggaatttgcatccACCATTCCTCGGGGAGGCATTGGAatatatgcgagaatttcataagaaacattcggccaacgatctgtatggtttgccgaaagcATGTCAAGACACAATTGATCTGATCCAAACTTGCCCTGATGCCGAGCAAATCATTCAGAATACTTCagacccaggattgaaagcaaggttccagcacatacgagaagctcgtgttcttggatttgaagtcgacccatatACTGATATAGATGCcgctgaccttcctttctcaatagaggaccttcagtatttacgatatcactttgaagtattttcggcTGTGTCTCTCTTCGACCTTACGGCCGATGAAATAGCACGTGTTGCACGATTGGATGCCTATCTCGACACCAGAGACGCCCGGATGCATTACTATGAGCAAGTTCAGGTCTTGGCCCGAAGCACACTTTCAATCTCAACCTCACCTGAGGCAATTACGCAGAACCAACAGGCTGCCAAAGAGACGCCGCAGGATCAAACCATTGAAGAAGGAACAGAAGAGTCTCTTTGTCTAACTCTGACGGCAGCGGAGGCCGCAGTCGCCGACCAGACAAGAGACGCAGCGAGCGAAGAGGATCCTAACCTGATGGGCCCGTCAGTTctggataacatggaaatcagtatggttcATGTGTTGCCCGCCGATTTTTAGTCAAGCACAGCTCAACTGAGTTTCCTTGATGGTGACGTAATTGCCGAGGAAGTCGGTCATATTGACTTTGTAACTATTGCCAATGACGACTCTGcaacaaaagatgacaaaaTCAAAGCAGCTTTGGCTGAATTGTTTCCTCGCTCATCATCGGCCAACCTCCatcatttaaagccattgtatgtcacggcccatatcgaagggtatccagtctccaaagtttttgtcgactgcGGAACgacggtcaatatcatgcctgtaaACATCATGAAGGCGTTACGTCGCTCAAATGACGAACTCATTCCTTCcgggatcacaatgagcagtttCGTCGGAGATAAATCACAAACCAAATGGGTGCTTCCTTTAGCGGTAAATATTACCGGCTGAAATCACATGACCGCcttttttatcgtcgactccaaaaccgagtataatgctcTGCTCAGTCGagactggattcatcaaaccagctgtattccttcatccttaTATCAAGTGCTAGTTTTCTGGGACGGCAAATCAGTCATCGTTCACCCGGTCGATAGTCAGCCCTTCGAaactaacatgatccaagcacggtattatgatgatcacgtcggctatatcACTCTACAGGGCTTCAATGACGagggacggccgactcggatttctgttcaaaaagctatcgaggttggcgctgAAACTGTCCatcaggattcggcgagactcggtttagctaatttcatccccgaagccgatgtttgacaccgatcgggaaaAACGCAGGGTCgtggtttcatctactatggaacgactgctggcccattggtatactatatcgaaacaaccaaattcgggcgttaacctcgtcgagttccttgccgaatgagataatggtcctgtcttatctcttgacaaaattcaagccgccccggccgagctcgaaaATAATCGGCCCCAAGTCAAAGATCCCTTGGAAGAAGTTAATGTTGGGtcggccgatgacccacgaccTTTATTTATTAGTGTTTTACTTCCCCAACCTCTGAAGAACGAACTTCGTGCCCTGCTGGAGGAGTTTAAAGATTGATTTGCTTGGAGCTATCATGAAATGCCTGGTTTGGATCGTACTCTCGTCGAGCATGAGTTGCGTATTAAACCTGGATGTAAACTTTTCCGTCAACCACCTCGACGCTTCTCGACCGAAGTTCAACTCGGTATCAAGGACGAACTAGTTCagcttttgaaagccgggttcattcaGATAGCTCGATATGTGGAATGGTTGGCCAATATCGTTcatgttttaaagaaaaatggtgcattgcgcatttgcatcgatttcagaaatctgaatctggcaactcctaaagatgagtatacaatgccgatttcggATCTATTAATCGATGCTGTGGCGAATCATGCAATCTtgtcctttatggatggacacgccgggtacaaccaaattttcattgccaaagctgatgtgcacaaaactgttTTTcactgcccgggggcactcggcacttacgaatgggttgtcatgccattcggcctcaaaaacgccggcgccacataccaacgggcaatgaacactatatttcatgatttaattggaaccatcgtcgaagtctatATTGACGATGTTGTAATTAAGTCTAAACAACAGCGGCctcatttggatgatctctAACAAGCTTTCCTTCGTATGCGTCAACACAATCTCAAGATGAACCCTGCCAAATGTGCATTCGATGTGTCGGCCGGTAATTTTCTCGGTTTCCTCGTGCATCACCGTAGAATTGAAGTGGACGAGAATAAAGCACGTGCAATCATCAATGCTCCACCCCCGACGACGAAGAAACAActgcagtccttactcggcaagataaattttctccgccgatttatagctaactcggcaGGAAAAATGAAAGTGTTCTcaacgcttttgaaacttaaggactcagatACGTTTGCGTGGACTGACGAGCATCAGGCAGCgtttacacaaatcaaagtctccctcacgacACCACCTGTCCTTGTTCCCCCTCggcgcggtaagcctctcaaactatatatctcggcggctaaagagtccatcggctgcctcATTGCCCAAGATAACGATGCCGGGcgagagcaggctattttttacctcagtcGAAATCTTAATCAACCAGAAACCAATTATTCCACCGTTGAAAAGCTCTGTCTTGCCGTGTTCTTCACCGCCTCCAAGCtccggcattacatgcttccgtcggtcacacaagtcattgcctagaccg
Encoded proteins:
- the LOC126587174 gene encoding B3 domain-containing transcription factor LEC2-like isoform X1, which codes for MENFHPPSVPSTMTVTSTHQTNNSQSSTCEPMSCLPSTTCSPSATQYRYYPELLYARNYYPYHQAGLPMYPFLGGAQPNMVLSREQASLDRSGWILNALMSKSARNERKMARQRSLSLSRNAANTAVSCSPPVSRHRPFHGNHDDDTCGIISTSSSGNGADLQNTKEQLYPFCTPDNKKLRPLFNKELKNSDVGPLGRIIVPKKEAENNLPMLSGKEGIQLTVRDVHSDQHWEFKYKYWSNNRSRMYVFEYTGAFVRQKRLEAGDCIYLYEDECKNIYVYVEKVPRPARVAEPSSSSQQRNTTTNHTDQTANMNTSLEANNTDNKTPNTDAKTHGSNPYVASNLSSPSPSPSPFTYVAGYEEDELSLELLMEQLKQEQEANVFADAVSMTSASSSAYMEHEEATTLSNNIANRHIEISTKPPSTLSAGIDPSSSSSSQSRAMVRMVNDDQPEFDDCYKGLGTLPEVDHYKYV
- the LOC126587174 gene encoding uncharacterized protein LOC126587174 isoform X2 yields the protein MENFHPPSVPSTMTVTSTHQTNNSQSSTCEPMSCLPSTTCSPSATQYRYYPEHQAGLPMYPFLGGAQPNMVLSREQASLDRSGWILNALMSKSARNERKMARQRSLSLSRNAANTAVSCSPPVSRHRPFHGNHDDDTCGIISTSSSGNGADLQNTKEQLYPFCTPDNKKLRPLFNKELKNSDVGPLGRIIVPKKEAENNLPMLSGKEGIQLTVRDVHSDQHWEFKYKYWSNNRSRMYVFEYTGAFVRQKRLEAGDCIYLYEDECKNIYVYVEKVPRPARVAEPSSSSQQRNTTTNHTDQTANMNTSLEANNTDNKTPNTDAKTHGSNPYVASNLSSPSPSPSPFTYVAGYEEDELSLELLMEQLKQEQEANVFADAVSMTSASSSAYMEHEEATTLSNNIANRHIEISTKPPSTLSAGIDPSSSSSSQSRAMVRMVNDDQPEFDDCYKGLGTLPEVDHYKYV